ATTTTGATTCAGAATTGTGAGAAGTCGGAGCATATGACATTTCTCAAGTATGTTCACCATAAAACTCAAGTCGAAATAGGGAAAAATGAGCTCtagcttatgtaaatagctgAATTTTGGAAAATCAAAAGCTGGGGCACGAAGTAGTCCCTGTTTATACATACAACACAACATTATTAGTACAAAACCAAACAACACTGTGTATATATGTGTGAACTGTGATGAAATATAAACTTCATTGTACCTTTGTTGTTGACAAACCTAAGACTAGATGGTTTGTTCCAGAAAGAGCTTGAAGAAGCTTCAGAAGCATATTGTAAAAATAATCTGTGACATAAACATCAAGTTTCGCTTCCACCACTCTGTGCAAGTCACCAAAGGAACAAgcgaaaaaagaaaagatatgGGTAATACTAAGATAGTTAAGACAAGCAGTATCAAATTCAAGGTATGTCCCAACGGCGTTTTGAACCACAAAATTCAACCTCTTCAAAGAAGGTGGGAAACGAAGCTTGGTGAACCTTTCGCTAGAGAAAGAGAGATCAATCGTTTCGAGGACAGGGCAACCATGCAAAAGGGTCTCAATGGAATCCACAGAGTCAATGTCGAGCTTCAAGACCTTTAAGGATGGCAAATGAACTAGAGAAAGATTTGGAATGTTGATTCCTTTACAGAGACTGAGGGAGACAAGGTTGTTGCAAGTGAAAAGGGTACGAGGGACAACAAACTCGTGCCCATCGTAAGAGTACAGGGTGAGGCAGAGCTCCTCAAGGTGGGGTCCAATGGAAGCACGAACCCATGTGGAGACAGAGTTGGAGGACAAAAAGTCCACACATGAGTAGGCACATGTGAGACAAAACTTTCGAATGTTCAGACACTTCCGTAGAGTGAAAACGGAATTCACAAAAATGGCAAAGGAATTGAAAGGGACCAGACCATCACAAAGGTTTAGAACTTGGACATCCTCCCAGAGGTGGCGCCACCTGCGACACACGAGGCTCGTCGTTACACTCGTTCTAGTTGGGAGGAATGATAAGATGTGGCATAGCACCGAGTCTGGTAAACTGTTGATCCTATCAACATCTCctgtgttttcttcttctttc
This portion of the Lotus japonicus ecotype B-129 chromosome 3, LjGifu_v1.2 genome encodes:
- the LOC130749692 gene encoding F-box/FBD/LRR-repeat protein At5g56420-like isoform X1 — protein: MESTTKKEEENTGDVDRINSLPDSVLCHILSFLPTRTSVTTSLVCRRWRHLWEDVQVLNLCDGLVPFNSFAIFVNSVFTLRKCLNIRKFCLTCAYSCVDFLSSNSVSTWVRASIGPHLEELCLTLYSYDGHEFVVPRTLFTCNNLVSLSLCKGINIPNLSLVHLPSLKVLKLDIDSVDSIETLLHGCPVLETIDLSFSSERFTKLRFPPSLKRLNFVVQNAVGTYLEFDTACLNYLSITHIFSFFACSFGDLHRVVEAKLDVYVTDYFYNMLLKLLQALSGTNHLVLGLSTTKGLLRAPAFDFPKFSYLHKLELIFPYFDLSFMVNILEKCHMLRLLTILNQNEQELSNLQSWGQPPIEPSSHVLNLASIHYKGYQGFVDEQDFVAYVLRRCIILETIIISPDNLLSTRRKYKILKKLSELSRSSSMCELKFD